In Nocardia terpenica, the genomic window CGACCACGCCACCGCCGGAGACCTGACCGGACCGGTCCGCCTCGCCGCCACCACCGCACCGGACAACCGGATCATCGTCGCCGCGACCAGTCTCGCCGACCGCGATGCCGCCGTCGCCGACCTGACTCGCGAACTCGCCGTCGCCTTCCCGCTCGTCCTGCTCGCCGCCGCCGTCGGCGCCTATCTACTGGCCATGGCCGCGCTACGCCCCGTCGAGCGCATGCGTGCCCGCGCCGCCGCCCTCACCGACCCCGCCGCCCGGCTACCCATACCCGAGGCGCACGACGAAATCTCCCGACTCGGAACCACATTCAACGATCTGCTCACCCGCCTGCACGAAGCCATCGACCGCGAACGGCAATTCGTCGCCGACGCCGGCCACGAACTACGCACCCCACTCGCCCTACTCACCACCGAACTCGAACTCGCCCTGCGCCGCCCCCGCCCCACCACCGAACTCACCACCGCCCTACGCTCCGCCCTCGACCAAACCGAACGGCTCTCCCGCCTCACCCGCGCCATGCTCGCCGCCACCACCAGCCGGACCGGCGACACACCCACCCCCACAATCGAATTGCGACCGCTCCTCGACACCGTCACCAGGCGCTACCGCGGCACCGACATCACCGTCGACTGCGCCGCAGACTTGCGGCTGACCAGCGACCCCGACGACCTCGACCGCATCCTCACCAACATCATCGACAACGCCCTCCAACACGGCGCACCCCCGATCACCATCCACGCCCACACCGCCACCCCCGGCACCGTCACCCTCCACATCCGCGACCACGGCCCCGGCATCGACCCCGGCTTCCTGCCCCACGCCTTCGAACGCTTCACCCGCGCCGACACCGCCCGCACCGCCGGTGGCAGCGGACTCGGCCTTGCCATCGTCACCACCCTCGCCACACGCAACAACGCCACGGTCACCGCGACCAACCACCCCGGCAGCGGCGCAATCATCACCATCACCTACCCCAGTACGGCCGAATGAACGCGAACGTTCCTCCTGCCGACCGGCTGAGCCGACTCGCGACCCTCGGAGGTTTACTGCGCTGAATCATCAGTGGTAACTGGCCTTTTCGTGCCGCCGAGGTAGCGGCCGAACGCGCACCCCGAAGACCTCGCTGCACCGCCTGTCGACGTAGATCCGACCGTCCGGGGATACCGGCCTCGCCGACGGATAGCTGACGGAATACTGCTGCCACATGCTCCCTACTGTGCGGCTCAGGCCACAGACCTTGGTTCAGGGCCTATTCGAACAGGGGGCTGGTACAGTGGGCGCGCTCATCGTTTCGGGGACCGGGGAGTCGGTTTGCTTACTGCGGCCGAGAATCGTTCGACACGAGGAGAATTGATGACTCCGTTGTCCCGTATCGCGGTGTTGGTTTCGGCTTCGGTCACCGTGATGGTCGGTGCTGGGGCCTGTGGCGATTCCGGGACTTCCGGGCCGACGAGTGCGTCCGGTCCGGCGAGCGGTGTGCGGCAGTCGACAGGTCCGCGGCCGCTGAACAGGAATGATGCCACCGTCGATGCTCGGGACTACCTGAGTGGCACCACGTACTTCTTCCAGTCGCCCTCTGGGAAATTCAAGTGCGGCATCTACACCGACGAGCCCAGTCTGGGCGCGGGGTGTCAGGGGCCCGCCGGTCCGGCGACCACCGGCGCCACACCCGACTGCGGGAATCAGCCCGCGGTCGAGGAGCGGGCGGTCAAGGTCACCGGGTCCGGGACCGACTTCTCCTGCGTCAATCAGGGTATTTACGTGGGTCCGCCGCCGAACGGCGGCTCCGGTGAGGGCGGCGGCCGGGTTCTCCCGTACGGCGCGGTTCTGGTGGTGCAGAACTACACCTGCGCGTCCCGAACCACCGGTGTGCACTGCGAGACCGCCAAACACGGGTTCACCGTAGCCACGCAGCAAACGGAGCGTTACTGACTTTCGCTATGACCGGCCCCGGCTTGCGGTAGGCAGGGCGGCCACCGTACGGTCTGCGCACGCTAGTCGTTTGTCGGTTTCGGAGAATACGTGCTCGTTCTATTGGGTGTGGCCCTGGTCGTCGCCGGGTTCGCGCTTCGGCTCAATCCCATGCTCGTCGTGCTGGTCTCGGGGGTGGTCACGGCGCTGCTCGGCGGCCTGACCCCGGCCGCGATTCTCGACAGCATCGGAAAAGGATTCGCGGACAGCCGCTCGGTCACGATCTGGGTGGTGACCCTGCCGGTCATCGGTCTGCTCGACCGGTTCGGCCTGCAGCAGCAGGCCGGGCGGCTGATCGGCAAACTCCGGGTGTTGACCACCGGGCGGTTGCTGTCGGGCTACATGCTGGCCCGGCAGGGCACCGCGGCCCTCGGGCTGACCGGGGTGTTCGGGCAGGCGCACACGGTGCGGCCGCTGATCGCCCCGATGGCGCGCGGCGCGGCCGAACGCCGGTTCGGTGAGCTGTCGGATCCGGCGCTCGAGCGGATCAAGGCGTTCTCCGCGGGCACGGACAATATCGGATTGTTCTTCGGCGAGGACATTTTCATCGCGGTGGGCAGCGTCCTGCTGATCACCGGGTACGTGAACACCACCTATCACCTGCAACTCGACCCCTTGCAGCTGGCGCGGTGGGCGATACCGACGGCGGTGTGCGCCTTCGTGATCCACACCGCGCGGCTGCTCTGGCTGGATCGGTGGCTGGCCCGCAGCGGCAGGGCGGCGGTCGCGCGATGATCAACGCCGAATGGCTGTACTGGTTCATGGGGTTCTTCTTCGTCGCCATCGCGGCCTTCGCGGTGCGGCAGGAGGACAATCCGCGCCGCGCCGGTGCGGGGGCGTTCTGGGCGCTGCTCGGACTGTGCTTCTGCTACTCCACATTCGTGACCCAGAAGTCCGCTCCCGCGTGGCCGCTCGGGCTCGCGGTGCTGGTGGTGGGTGCGCTGGGCGGGCTGGGGGCGCTCGGGAACTCCGCGATCGCCACCAATACGAGCGACGAACGCGAAGCCACCGCAACGACACTCGGTAATCGGCTGTTCGTTCCGGCGCTGTTGATCCCGCTGGTCGCGCTGGTGTTCGCGACGATGGTCGCCTCGGTGCAGGTCGGCGGGAAACCCTTGCTGGCCGAGGGGACTCCGGCGCTGACCGGGCTGGGCGCGGGGGTGCTCGTGGCGCTGGTCGTGGCCATGGCGCTGCTGCGCCCGGCCGGTCGGTCGGGGCCGGGAATCGCGCTGCGGGAGGGTTCTCGGATGGCGGTGTCCATCGGCTGGGCCCTGCTGCTGCCGCAGCTGATCGCCGTGCTCGGTCTGCTGTTCGACCAGGCCGGGGTGGGCAAGCAGATCGGCCGGATCTTCTCGGCCGTGCTGCCGCACGACTCGCTGATCGCCGCCGTGGTGCTGTACACGCTGGGCATGGTGGTGTTCACCGTGGTGCTGGGCAATGCGTTCGCCGCCTTCCCGGTGATGACCTCGGCCATCGGCTGGCCGGTGCTGGTCACCCAGTTCCACGGGCACGCACCGGTCATTCTGGCCGTCGGCATGCTGTGCGGCTTCTGCGGCACGTTGTGCACGCCGATGGCGGCCAACTTCAATATCGTGCCCGCCATCCTGCTGGAGACCAAGGACCGCTACGGACCGATCAAGGCGCAGGTGCCGACCGCGGCCGCGCTGCTCGCCTGCAATATCGCGGTCATCTACGTATGGGGATTCTGATGCGCACCGTGCTGATCACCGGATTCGAGCCATTCGACGGGGCGGCCAGCAACCCGTCCCGGGACGCCGCGGAACTGCTGGCCCGGCGACAACCGTTGGCGGACACCGTCTTCGCGGCCGCGCAGCTGCCGTGCGTCTTCGACACCTCGCTGAGCGTGCTGCGGGCGGCGATCGCCGAGCACCGGCCCGAGCTGGTGGTCTGCCTCGGCCTGGCGGGCGGGCGCACCGAGATCACGCCGGAGCGGGTGGCGATCAATCTGGACGACGCCCGCATCCCCGACAATGCGGGCGCGCAGCCCGTGGATCGCCCGGTGGTTCCCGGCGGCCCCGCCGCCTACCTCGCCGACCTCCCGCTCAAGGCGGCCGTTGCCGCCATGACCGCCGCCGGAGTCCCCGCCTCGGTGTCCTATACCGCGGGCACCTTCGTCTGCAACCACGTGTTCTACGGCCTGCTGCACCTCATCGCCACCGAAAACCCCACGCTCCGTGGCGGATTCGTGCATGTACCGCCGAACCTGCCGGTCGATCGGATCGCCGACGGCCTGACCGAACTGACCCGCACCTGCCTGGAGACCGAGACCGATCTGGCCGTCCCGGCGGGCACCCTGCACTGAATCTCCCACGTAACGAGCGATTTGCTCGTATACCGGCGTGGCGTCCGCCGCCAACCCCGATCCTGGTGTTCAGTGATCACGACTTTTCACCGGGATCCGTAGCGCTGTGCCGACAACGTGGAGGATGCATGCGTGTTGCCTCGCGGTTCCTCATCCCGATCCTGGCGATGGCGTGGGTCGCCCTGATGGCCATGCTGTCGCCGCGCGCCATGGCCGAATCTCACACCGTCAGTTCCGCTTTGCCCGGGATGCACCACTTGTCGGAGTCGATCTCGATGGTGACGTGGCCGAAGCCCGGGTCGAAGTAGACCCCGGTGGGAGCGGCGGGGCCGTCGAAGCCGGACAGGTCGTAGCGCTTCGAGCCGGAGGCGCCGGTGTCCTGATTGGTCCACTTCACGGTGCCGGAGATCAGGCACTGGGGGCTGATGCCGACGAAATGGCTCTTCAGGAGGACCTGGACGGAGCCGGGGGTTTGGCCGGGGTAGACGGCGGCGGTGGATTCCAGGTATCCGGCGCAGGTCACCTCGGACCCGCCGACCTTGGTGCCGATGGTGAAGGTGGGGGAGAACGCGGCCGTTGCCGTGGGGTCGGCGGCGGCAGTACCCGCGCCGAGGGCGAAGACGACGCCGGTGACCGCGGCGGCGGCGAGGACGGACCTGGTGACTAGCGTTCGCATGACGAGCCTTCCTGGAGGGGGCCAACTAGTGATCCCGGCGGGGCCAACTAGTGATCCCGGCGTGCTTTTGGCCGGGATCTTGCGGAGGATTCCGGCCAAAAGCACGCCGGAATCACGTGACAGTTCTAGATGAGTTTCTTCCAGCTAGAAGACTCCGTTACAGGAACTACCTGCCCTCGCTTTCATGGGCAAGCACGTCACCCAGCGCCCCCATCGCCGACTCCAGCTGAGCGTCCGACAGATACGGCGCGGGACCGAAGCGCAGATATTCCCCCCGGCTGTCGGTGATCACCCCCCGCTCGGCCAGGCCGCGGGACAGGGCCGCGGCGTGCGGGGAGCGCAGCGAGAGGAATCCGGCGAATGCCGTGCGGGGTGCGCTGCGGTCGCGGTCGACGAGTTCGGCGGGGGCGTCCAGCGTGTCGAACAGTCGGGTCAGTAATTCATTCTGGTGTAACGAGATTCGTCGCAATACCGCGGCGGTCAGGCCGTGGTCGGCGAAGAAGTCGAAGACCCGGGCGGCGCGGTAGTGGCTGGTCGGATCGTAGGTCGCACCGGCGAAACGGGTTCCGCCGGGCGCGTAGCTCACGCGCGGGCGGCCACCCTCGTCGGCCAGCTCCTCGAATTCGGCGAACCAGCCGGTGATCACCGGGCGGTACTCCAGCGCGTGCGGTGGCACCCGCAGGAAGCAATTGCCCTCGCCCAGTTGCAGATACTTGTAGCCGCCGCCGACCACCCACGCCGAGTCCAGGCCCGCGCCGGGGACGGAGAACGGTATCGCGCCCAGCGCATGATAGGCGTCCACCAGCAGTTCGACGCCGCGCCGCGCGCACGCCGCGGCCAATTCGCCCAGGCCGGGCACGATTCGGGCGCTCTCGAACAGCACCGCCGAGACCAGCACCGCCCCGGTGCGGTCGTCGACCGCCGCGGCGAGCCGCTCGGCGAGGGTGTCGACCGGATCGGGCGCCAGCCGCACCACCTCGATGCCCGCCTCCGCCAGTCGCGCCAATTGCCTGCGGACACTGTGGAATTCGCCGCTCGTGGTGACCAGCCGCGGCCGGGCGCGCAGGTCCACCGCGGACAGGAAGCGGACGACGAGCTCGTGGGTATTGGCGCCGAAGGCCGTCTCGGCGGCGGGATCGTCGAGCAGCAGCCGGAAACCGGCGCGCACCGCGTCGGCCTTGGCGAAGGCCAGATCCCACTTGCGATCCACCGCCGCGGCCGCATCGTCGAACGCGTCGATCTGGCCCAGCAGCGCCACATCCGGCCACGCCTGATGCGAATGACCGGTCAGCAGCAGCCGTTCCGCGACCCGGAAGCGAGAGTAGTGCGGGGCCAGGGCATTCGGACTGCGCCGCACATCGTCGAGGGTGATCACAGCTGGCTCCGCACCGCCCACAGATCCGGGAACACCGGATGAAACAGCGTGCCGCGCAGGTACTCCGCGCCCGACGACCCGCCGGTGCCGGACTTGTCGCCGATGGTGCGGCGCACCATCATGACGTGCCGGTAGCGCCACTCCTGCAGGCCCTCGTCCAGATCCACCAGCCGCTCGGCCACCTGCGCCGGGCCGCCATCGTCGGTGTAGACGGCCAGCAGGATCTTCTGCAACTCCGGGGAGGGCGCGGCGGGTGTGCGCACATCGCGCTCCAGCCACTGCGCGGGCACCGGGTAACCCTGCGCGGCCAGGTACCGCAGGAACGAGTCGTACAGCGAGGGCCGGGCCATGGCCGCCGAGATGCGCTCACGGCCGGGATCGCCCTGCGGATAGTGCGCGAACGCGGCCTCGTCGCGCCGCCCGAGCACCGCCTCCAGCTCGCGGAACTGCGCGGACTGGAAACCG contains:
- a CDS encoding sensor histidine kinase; this encodes MMAVVLAVIGYATVTHMRSFLDTAVTESLTYQLTELRPLAAAVEPVLPGPSQDTAVQILTDTGQLVATTPELSGRTVLSPAELDTAKRGTLLVDHATAGDLTGPVRLAATTAPDNRIIVAATSLADRDAAVADLTRELAVAFPLVLLAAAVGAYLLAMAALRPVERMRARAAALTDPAARLPIPEAHDEISRLGTTFNDLLTRLHEAIDRERQFVADAGHELRTPLALLTTELELALRRPRPTTELTTALRSALDQTERLSRLTRAMLAATTSRTGDTPTPTIELRPLLDTVTRRYRGTDITVDCAADLRLTSDPDDLDRILTNIIDNALQHGAPPITIHAHTATPGTVTLHIRDHGPGIDPGFLPHAFERFTRADTARTAGGSGLGLAIVTTLATRNNATVTATNHPGSGAIITITYPSTAE
- the pcp gene encoding pyroglutamyl-peptidase I, with translation MGILMRTVLITGFEPFDGAASNPSRDAAELLARRQPLADTVFAAAQLPCVFDTSLSVLRAAIAEHRPELVVCLGLAGGRTEITPERVAINLDDARIPDNAGAQPVDRPVVPGGPAAYLADLPLKAAVAAMTAAGVPASVSYTAGTFVCNHVFYGLLHLIATENPTLRGGFVHVPPNLPVDRIADGLTELTRTCLETETDLAVPAGTLH
- a CDS encoding kynureninase/PvdN C-terminal domain-containing protein; the protein is MITLDDVRRSPNALAPHYSRFRVAERLLLTGHSHQAWPDVALLGQIDAFDDAAAAVDRKWDLAFAKADAVRAGFRLLLDDPAAETAFGANTHELVVRFLSAVDLRARPRLVTTSGEFHSVRRQLARLAEAGIEVVRLAPDPVDTLAERLAAAVDDRTGAVLVSAVLFESARIVPGLGELAAACARRGVELLVDAYHALGAIPFSVPGAGLDSAWVVGGGYKYLQLGEGNCFLRVPPHALEYRPVITGWFAEFEELADEGGRPRVSYAPGGTRFAGATYDPTSHYRAARVFDFFADHGLTAAVLRRISLHQNELLTRLFDTLDAPAELVDRDRSAPRTAFAGFLSLRSPHAAALSRGLAERGVITDSRGEYLRFGPAPYLSDAQLESAMGALGDVLAHESEGR
- a CDS encoding DUF969 domain-containing protein, which translates into the protein MLVLLGVALVVAGFALRLNPMLVVLVSGVVTALLGGLTPAAILDSIGKGFADSRSVTIWVVTLPVIGLLDRFGLQQQAGRLIGKLRVLTTGRLLSGYMLARQGTAALGLTGVFGQAHTVRPLIAPMARGAAERRFGELSDPALERIKAFSAGTDNIGLFFGEDIFIAVGSVLLITGYVNTTYHLQLDPLQLARWAIPTAVCAFVIHTARLLWLDRWLARSGRAAVAR
- a CDS encoding tryptophan 2,3-dioxygenase; protein product: MADIGKDVVDESAALTYGSYLALDEVLGAQRPRSDEHDEMLFIVIHQVYELWFKQLLHELGHAQRKLAEGNTPHALHTLKRLLSILKVVVAQIDVLETMTPRQFTSFRTRLDASSGFQSAQFRELEAVLGRRDEAAFAHYPQGDPGRERISAAMARPSLYDSFLRYLAAQGYPVPAQWLERDVRTPAAPSPELQKILLAVYTDDGGPAQVAERLVDLDEGLQEWRYRHVMMVRRTIGDKSGTGGSSGAEYLRGTLFHPVFPDLWAVRSQL
- a CDS encoding DUF979 domain-containing protein, which produces MAGPQRQGGGRAMINAEWLYWFMGFFFVAIAAFAVRQEDNPRRAGAGAFWALLGLCFCYSTFVTQKSAPAWPLGLAVLVVGALGGLGALGNSAIATNTSDEREATATTLGNRLFVPALLIPLVALVFATMVASVQVGGKPLLAEGTPALTGLGAGVLVALVVAMALLRPAGRSGPGIALREGSRMAVSIGWALLLPQLIAVLGLLFDQAGVGKQIGRIFSAVLPHDSLIAAVVLYTLGMVVFTVVLGNAFAAFPVMTSAIGWPVLVTQFHGHAPVILAVGMLCGFCGTLCTPMAANFNIVPAILLETKDRYGPIKAQVPTAAALLACNIAVIYVWGF